Proteins encoded by one window of Cyclobacteriaceae bacterium:
- a CDS encoding site-specific integrase, with translation MKHKQTFSILIWVYRRKTTDKIGTLYARVTVSGIRAEISLSRRINVSSWDDKNSIVKPDCNEATEINEFLDIERGELRQCFYQLRSDNKPITAEAIKLKYLGLEESGGKSLLEAFQYHNDQMKGLVGKNYSLTTYKKCMVTIGKLKRFLTHTYNRTDILLSDLKYKFITDFEYYLRTEHNLSNNSTMGYIKILKKIVKISVNNEWIPKNPFASFVCKIEARERQVLNDSDLEKLKSKKFHSARLEQVRDIFLFSCFTGYAYADVQALTHKHIGIGMDGEKWIFTSRMKTDNRSNFRDAGYLPTARVWSLLNYCFNATYNSCYYFL, from the coding sequence ATGAAACACAAACAAACATTCTCAATTTTAATCTGGGTGTATCGCAGAAAAACCACAGATAAAATCGGTACACTCTATGCACGTGTCACTGTCAGTGGCATTCGCGCAGAAATCTCGCTGAGCAGAAGGATCAACGTTTCCTCCTGGGATGATAAAAATTCGATCGTAAAACCGGACTGTAACGAAGCCACCGAGATCAATGAGTTCCTGGATATCGAACGCGGGGAGCTTCGGCAATGCTTTTATCAACTGCGAAGTGATAATAAGCCCATAACTGCGGAGGCTATAAAATTGAAATACCTGGGACTGGAAGAAAGTGGAGGTAAATCCCTGTTGGAGGCATTTCAATATCACAATGATCAAATGAAAGGGTTAGTTGGAAAGAACTACTCCCTTACCACCTACAAAAAGTGTATGGTCACCATCGGAAAGCTTAAACGGTTCTTGACGCATACCTATAACAGGACGGACATATTGCTATCCGATTTGAAATATAAGTTTATTACTGATTTCGAATACTACCTAAGAACGGAGCATAACCTGTCTAACAACTCCACCATGGGTTATATTAAAATTTTAAAAAAGATTGTGAAGATTTCAGTTAATAATGAGTGGATACCAAAGAACCCGTTTGCATCTTTTGTATGCAAGATCGAGGCAAGGGAAAGGCAAGTATTAAATGATTCTGATCTTGAAAAATTAAAATCCAAAAAATTTCATTCGGCCAGACTGGAACAGGTCAGGGATATTTTTCTTTTCAGCTGTTTTACCGGCTATGCATATGCGGATGTACAGGCTTTAACACATAAGCATATAGGTATCGGTATGGATGGAGAGAAATGGATATTTACAAGCCGAATGAAGACGGATAATCGCTCTAATTTTAGGGATGCTGGTTACCTTCCCACTGCAAGGGTATGGTCTCTACTCAATTATTGTTTCAACGCTACATACAATAGTTGTTATTATTTTTTGTAG